Within the Mycobacterium gordonae genome, the region GGCACCGCCGTCGCCACCCGCGCCTCCAGCCGCGCCGTACCTACCGCTGCCCCCGGCACCGCCGTTGCCGCCATTGCCGCCCGTAACGGGCGGCCCCCATTCCTGGTAGAGGGCGGTGCCGCCATCCCCGCCCCGACCGCCCGGGTGCAGGGTGTCACCGGCGCGGCCCGACGCCCCCGGTATGGAGCCGGCGCCGCCTATCCCGCCAGGCCCGCTCGCCCCGGCGTTACCGCCGTCGCCGCCGTCACCACCGTTCCCGTTGTAGTCGGGAGTGAGGTTGAAGCCGGTGCCGTCGCTACCGCGGCCACCGTCACCAGGCGCCCCGCCCGATCCTCCGGTGCCGCCGTCCCCCCCGATGCCTTGAACCCCCGGGTTGCCCCGCGTCGCATTACCCCCCGCGCCGCCAGCGCCGCCGATACCTCCGCCGCCGCCTGCCCCGCCGTCGCCACCGTCGCCACCGTGTAGCGCGTACGGACGAAGCAGATCAGCAGAGGCGTCGTCCCCGCGGCCGCCGGCGCCGCCGGCACCGCCGGTGCCACCCGTGCCACCCGTGCCACCCATGCCACCGTTGCCGGCGAGAGCCCCGCCGGCGCCTCCGGCGCCGCCGGCACCACCCGAACCGCCAGTGCCGCCGGCGTCACCATCGCCGCCATCTTGGCCCGCGTAATAGCCGACGTACTCGACGCCCTTGGCGCCGGTGCTACCGGTTCGGCCCTTGCCGCCGGTGCCGCCCTGGCCGCCGTTGCCGACGAGGCCGCCCTTGCCTCCGGTTCCCCCGGTGCCCCCGGTGCTGTCGGGGGTGACCCCCGGGGCGCGCTGGTCATCGGCGTCAGCACCAGGGCCGCCGGCGCCGCCGTTGCCACCGCTGGTGGGGGTGGCGCCGGACGCACCCGTCGTTCCGTTGCTCGAACCGGCCCCGCCAGCGCCGCCGGCCCCGCCGATGCCCGGGTCGCCGCCGTCGCCGCCAGTACCCCCGACGCCATTGGTGGTACTCCAACGGCCCCTGGTTCCAGGGCCGCCGTCGCCGGCAATGCCGCCGGCTCCACCGGTTCCACCGGCCCCGCCCGTGCCTTGCTCGCCGGCTTCGCCGTGGGTGGCGGTACCCCCCGCACCCCCGACCCCGCCCGTACCGCCGGTGCCGCCGGCGCCGCCATCCCCGCCACGCCCACCTGCGTTGCCAGAGGAGAGATAGGACTGGCCACCGTCGGCCCCACTGCCGCCGGCTCCGCCCGTCCCGCCCGTGCCACCGACACCACCGGCACCTCCCTTACCCGCGTGAGCCCCTCCGGCGCCGCCGACGCCGCCCGCGCCACCGGTGCCGCCCGCACCGCCGATGTCGCCGTTGCCTCCGGCGGCACCTACCGATCCCCCAACCCCTGCCGGAGCGCCGTTGGCCCCCGTGGTGCCGACTCCGCCGCTGCCGCCGGCACCACCGGTGCCGCCATTGCCGACCAGCCCGCCGTCGCCACCGGCGCCGCCGGTGCCCCCCGTGCCGCCAGGAGAAGTCGCGTCAGCGCCGGCTCCGCCGCTCCCGCCGTCGCCGCCGCTGGTGGGAGTCGCCCCGTTCGCCCCCGCCGAACCGGTGCTGGAACCCGCACCCCCGAGGCCGCCGGCCCCGCCGGCGCCGCCGGCGCCCGGGTTTCCGCCAGTGCCGCCCGGGCCGCCGACCCCGTTCTTGACGCTCCAACTGCCCGCGCCGCCGGTGCCACCGTCCCCGGCGATCCCGCCCGCTCCACCGGCACCGCCGGCCCCGCCGGCCCCGTGCTGGCCACTCAGCTGCCCGAGGTTGAAGGGTCCGGCGGCGCCACCGGGACCGCCGTGTCCGCCGCCGCCGCCTTCGCCACCGTCGCCGCCGGCCCCTCCAAGTCCAGCCGGTTCGGCGGCAGTGAGACCCTGCCCGCCGTACCCGCCGGTGCCGCCGAGCCCGCCGGTTCCACCGGCACCGCCGTCACCCCACAGCAGGCCACCGGTCCCACCGGCGCCGCCGGTTCCGCCGG harbors:
- a CDS encoding PE family protein, giving the protein MSFLQVVPELVASAASELAGVGSAVREAGAAAALPTAALAAAGADEVSAAVASLFGSYAGDFQTVHAHAAEYHQRLVRELAAAGAAYGAAEAQNFGLLQAAERDVLNLVNFPTQALLGRPLVGDGAHATVPGQAGGAGGLLMGNGGNGAPGTAGIAGGAGGAAGLIGNGGAGGAGGDGATGGSGGTGGWLWGAGGAGGTGGAGVGEANAGGLGGNGGNAGVFGRGGLGGAGGRGGTGFVGAAGGAGGPGGPGGTGGAGGTGGLLWGDGGAGGTGGLGGTGGYGGQGLTAAEPAGLGGAGGDGGEGGGGGHGGPGGAAGPFNLGQLSGQHGAGGAGGAGGAGGIAGDGGTGGAGSWSVKNGVGGPGGTGGNPGAGGAGGAGGLGGAGSSTGSAGANGATPTSGGDGGSGGAGADATSPGGTGGTGGAGGDGGLVGNGGTGGAGGSGGVGTTGANGAPAGVGGSVGAAGGNGDIGGAGGTGGAGGVGGAGGAHAGKGGAGGVGGTGGTGGAGGSGADGGQSYLSSGNAGGRGGDGGAGGTGGTGGVGGAGGTATHGEAGEQGTGGAGGTGGAGGIAGDGGPGTRGRWSTTNGVGGTGGDGGDPGIGGAGGAGGAGSSNGTTGASGATPTSGGNGGAGGPGADADDQRAPGVTPDSTGGTGGTGGKGGLVGNGGQGGTGGKGRTGSTGAKGVEYVGYYAGQDGGDGDAGGTGGSGGAGGAGGAGGALAGNGGMGGTGGTGGTGGAGGAGGRGDDASADLLRPYALHGGDGGDGGAGGGGGIGGAGGAGGNATRGNPGVQGIGGDGGTGGSGGAPGDGGRGSDGTGFNLTPDYNGNGGDGGDGGNAGASGPGGIGGAGSIPGASGRAGDTLHPGGRGGDGGTALYQEWGPPVTGGNGGNGGAGGSGRYGAAGGAGGDGGAGSIASLPDNFPVSSGGRGGAGGAGGVGEIRGGTGGAGGSGGVGGVGLVDIDGGAGVPAGPGGPAGLETSAAAEATEVTAGMAATAPGEPAATAARVAMAVPAVRAHPGRAPADSPGAPADPGVPSAPAGLVEMAA